The following are from one region of the Ornithorhynchus anatinus isolate Pmale09 chromosome X1, mOrnAna1.pri.v4, whole genome shotgun sequence genome:
- the CAPS gene encoding calcyphosin isoform X1 yields MAGPSPVQIREANAHLAAVHRRAAELEARLGAAERTVREQAESLIRKDDQLRGALRDLAQAKDSPRVTDVEGRKRTAAMETGRDPIEKLRAQCLARGASGIKGLARFFRRLDTDKSQALDAAELQQGLAELGLHLEAAEVEQLCKRYDRDGSGTVDLEEFLRAVRPPMSRAREEVVAAAFAKLDRSGDGVVTVGDLQGVYSGQSHPKVRSGEWTEEQVLRHFLDNFDSPDKDGQVTAEEFLDYYSGVSTSVNTDEEFVAMVQSAWRL; encoded by the exons ATGGCGGGGCCGTCGCCCGTGCAGATCCGCGAGGCCAACGCGCACTTGGCGGCTGTGCACCGGCGGGCGGCGGAGCTGGAGGCCCGCCTCGGGGCGGCGGAGCGCACGGTGCGGGAGCAGGCCGAGAGCCTCATCCGCAAGGACGACCAGCTGAGGGGGGCCCTGCGAGACCTAGCCCAGGCCAAGGACAG CCCTCGAGTGACTGacgtggaaggaaggaagaggactgCTGCCATGGAGACTGGCAGAGACCCCATAGAGAAGCTTCGGGCACAGTGTCTGGCTCGTGGAGCATCTGGGATCAAAGGCCTGGCTAG GTTTTTCCGCCGCCTGGACACAGATAAGAGCCAGGCCCTGGATGCGGCTGAGCTGCAGCAGGGCTTGGCGGAACTAGGCTTACACTTGGAAGCCGCTGAAGTGGAGCAGCTATGCAAGCGGTATGACCGTGATGGCAGTGGTACCGTGGACTTGGAGGAGTTCCTGCGTGCAGTGCGG cctcccatgTCCAGGGCCAGAGAGGAGGTCGTAGCCGCCGCCTTCGCCAAGCTGGACCGCAGCGGGGATGGCGTGGTGACCGTGGGGGACTTGCAGGGCGTGTACAGTGGCCAGAGCCACCCGAAGGTCCGGAGCGGGGAGTGGACAGAGGAGCAAGTGTTGCGCCACTTCCTGGACAACTTCGACTCTCCTGACAAGGACGGTCAG GTGACGGCTGAGGAGTTCCTGGATTACTACAGTGGGGTGAGCACCTCCGTCAACACAGACGAAGAGTTTGTAGCAATGGTGCAGAGTGCCTGGCGGCTGTAG
- the VMAC gene encoding vimentin-type intermediate filament-associated coiled-coil protein, which produces MKRAVGQHLREIADLQEKLFSSEGTVQKLLNVIQEKDDLIVQLKHRSQLLNKICRSRPLLDNLLSCMAEGERLGTFSGAESPAGSPLSDRQQETDRVANQLSNHKDFSLSEDDLDDQDLDKTVFGTTV; this is translated from the exons ATGAAGCGTGCCGTCGGACAACATCTCAG agAAATTGCAGATCTTCAAGAAAAGCTCTTTTCCTCTGAGGGGACTGTCCAGAAGCTCTTGAATGTGATCCAGGAAAAAGACGACTTAATCGTCCAGCTGAAGCACCGGAGCCAGCTGTTGAATAAAATCTGCAGGAGCCGTCCCCTGCTGGACAACCTCCTCTCCTGTATGGCCGAAGGCGAGCGCCTGGGGACTTTCTCAGGAGCGGAAAGCCCCGCCGGTTCTCCCCTTTCCGACAGGCAGCAAGAGACAGACCGTGTTGCCAATCAGCTCTCTAACCACAAGGACTTCTCTCTCAGCGAGGATGATCTGGATGATCAGGATTTGGACAAGACTGTGTTCGGAACCACGGTGTGA
- the CAPS gene encoding calcyphosin isoform X2 → METGRDPIEKLRAQCLARGASGIKGLARFFRRLDTDKSQALDAAELQQGLAELGLHLEAAEVEQLCKRYDRDGSGTVDLEEFLRAVRPPMSRAREEVVAAAFAKLDRSGDGVVTVGDLQGVYSGQSHPKVRSGEWTEEQVLRHFLDNFDSPDKDGQVTAEEFLDYYSGVSTSVNTDEEFVAMVQSAWRL, encoded by the exons ATGGAGACTGGCAGAGACCCCATAGAGAAGCTTCGGGCACAGTGTCTGGCTCGTGGAGCATCTGGGATCAAAGGCCTGGCTAG GTTTTTCCGCCGCCTGGACACAGATAAGAGCCAGGCCCTGGATGCGGCTGAGCTGCAGCAGGGCTTGGCGGAACTAGGCTTACACTTGGAAGCCGCTGAAGTGGAGCAGCTATGCAAGCGGTATGACCGTGATGGCAGTGGTACCGTGGACTTGGAGGAGTTCCTGCGTGCAGTGCGG cctcccatgTCCAGGGCCAGAGAGGAGGTCGTAGCCGCCGCCTTCGCCAAGCTGGACCGCAGCGGGGATGGCGTGGTGACCGTGGGGGACTTGCAGGGCGTGTACAGTGGCCAGAGCCACCCGAAGGTCCGGAGCGGGGAGTGGACAGAGGAGCAAGTGTTGCGCCACTTCCTGGACAACTTCGACTCTCCTGACAAGGACGGTCAG GTGACGGCTGAGGAGTTCCTGGATTACTACAGTGGGGTGAGCACCTCCGTCAACACAGACGAAGAGTTTGTAGCAATGGTGCAGAGTGCCTGGCGGCTGTAG